Proteins encoded together in one Miscanthus floridulus cultivar M001 chromosome 16, ASM1932011v1, whole genome shotgun sequence window:
- the LOC136514471 gene encoding uncharacterized protein, producing MEGPESGAPICRTGAATMENTAPRDGMFVLEVKVQGFASKDSASRKCYTKGHAFKWVVEYGSMSLDLLLKNLATELNLSSNQTPTVWFFDKRLNEDARIVGEIQMLDLFEMYKEEMSCEVVVGVFDRSICVEAEFDAMEPICVVPHNDANVQLEAEAAANISKEPTNAAPDNPEAAVDVEPDREPDIFDRSICVEAEFDAMEPICVVPHDDANVQLEAEAAANMCKEPTNAAPDNPEAAVDVEPDREPDIFDNAEEYVGVDDEAMYGIVPVAPQFAKPTDNSNTNVRAEPTYAKPSDPFFHVEAEAEVDDADPLEVQVLHDPNNPKIEVGALFPDIVAFRKAIRHYAVKKGFELAAGYKSDKSRFTARCAAEGCPWRIHASTIFDKKTVQVHSL from the exons ATGGAGGGACCGGAGTCGGGCGCGCCGATTTGCCGCACTGGTGCGGCAACGATGGAGAACACTGCTCCTAG GGATGGGATGTTTGTGCTAGAGGTTAAAGTCCAAGGTTTTGCTTCCAAAGATTCTGCTAGTAGGAAATGTTACACAAAAGGCCATGCGTTTAAGTGGGTTGTGGAGTATGGGTCAATGTCACTGGACTTACTGTTGAAAAATCTGGCAACTGAATTGAATCTGAGCAGTAACCAGACACCCACTGTTTGGTTCTTTGACAAAAGATTGAATGAGGATGCCAGAATAGTTGGTGAGATTCAAATGCTAGATTTGTTTGAAATGTATAAGGAGGAGATGAGCTGTGAGGTTGTGGTAGGTGTATTCGATAGGTCAATTTGTGTGGAAGCTGAATTTGATGCCATGGAGCCTATATGTGTGGTTCCTCATAATGATGCAAATGTTCAATTAGAGGCAGAGGCAGCTGCCAACATATCTAAAGAACCCACTAATGCTGCTCCTGATAATCCAGAGGCAGCTGTTGATGTCGAGCCAGATAGAGAACCCGATATATTCGATAGGTCAATTTGTGTGGAAGCTGAATTTGATGCCATGGAGCCTATATGTGTGGTTCCTCATGATGATGCAAATGTTCAATTAGAGGCAGAGGCAGCTGCCAACATGTGTAAAGAACCCACTAATGCTGCTCCTGATAATCCAGAGGCAGCTGTTGATGTCGAGCCAGATAGAGAACCCGATATATTTGATAATGCTGAGGAATATGTGGgtgttgatgatgaggccatgtaTGGGATTGTGCCGGTTGCTCCTCAATTTGCAAAGCCAACTGACAATTCTAACACTAATGTTAGGGCTGAGCCAACTTATGCTAAGCCATCTGATCCATTCTTCCATgttgaggcagaggcagaggtggATGATGCTGACCCTCTCGAGGTCCAAGTACTGCATGATCCaaacaacccaaaaatagaggtGGGGGCGTTGTTTCCTGATATAGTTGCATTCAGAAAAGCAATAAGGCACTATGCTGTGAAGAAGGGGTTTGAGCTTGCTGCTGGGTACAAATCAGATAAGTCAAGATTCACAGCTAGGTGTGCTGCTGAGGGATGCCCTTGGAGAATACATGCTTCCACTATTTTTGATAAGAAAACTGTACAGGTACATTCTTTGTAG
- the LOC136510447 gene encoding uncharacterized protein: protein MASQGWCADRLGDWVKKNPTKRAKEAKEKLEGDFGIKLKYSKAWSGLKVALDKVHGTYEESFQLLFNWAAQLKQSSPGSHVDIELEKIGKKYRFKRVFVALKPCIDGFLVGCRPFIGVDASFLHGKYTGQLAAATGVDGHNWLYHIAYAIFDSETEDNWTWFLINLHKVIGDPPGLVLCSDACKGLEKAVGAVFPQAENRECMRHMYSNFMKHFSGDVFTDHLYPAAKSYTDYMFKWHMNKIFEYAPAALKYLDQHHGRIWYRSAFSEESKCDYLTNNVSESFNSQIKHLKGLLIHELVDRLRELIMEKRYIRRKIGQQMQDGILPGILKELNLISTNLKVVKVKVSDDDFAEVTLLDDWNNQRRHTVDLKNQNCSCREWQVTGKPCKHALAWILSNRGMQIADFVHECYSVAKFRDAYEGRVEPMTDRSQWPEVDLGFKVHPPLLGRPAGRPKVQRVRSYLENNPNKKKVRCKRCGGFGHFEKTCKLDMVGEDGEVARANKRKRTDDDAGPSKADDAGPSKGNKKKASKKKTTSKKKKTPLKKKQKKDAAAPPAKQTVNCVPNVDVYTVNYMPLMAANCELMGDENYGCKKQPVSSHLQNYRQAMQDAVDV, encoded by the exons ATGGCTTCTCAGGGCTGGTGTGCAGATAGGCTTGGAGATTGGGTAAAGAAAAATCCAACAAAGAGAGCAAAGGAAGCAAAAGAGAAATTGGagggtgactttggaattaaactAAAGTACTCAAAAGCTTGGTCTGGATTGAAGGTCGCCTTGGATAAAGTTCATGGTACGTATGAAGAGAGCTTCCAACTTCTTTTCAATTGGGCTGCTCAACTAAAACAAAGTTCACCTGGAAGTCATGTAGACATAGAGTTAGAGAAGATTGGTAAAAAATATAGGTTCAAGAGGGTTTTTGTTGCTTTGAAGCCATGCATTGATGGATTCCTAGTTGGTTGTAGACCTTTCATTGGTGTAGATGCATCTTTTTTGCATGGAAAGTACACTGGACAGTTGGCTGCAGCAACAGGTGTTGATGGGCACAACTGGCTGTACCATATAGCATATGCTATTTTTGACTCAGAGACTGAGGATAACTGGACCTGGTTCCTAATAAATCTGCACAAAGTCATAGGAGACCCACCAGGACTAGTTTTGTGTTCAGATGCTTGTAAAGGACTAGAGAAAGCTGTGGGGGCTGTTTTTCCACAAGCTGAAAACAGGGAGTGCATGAGGCACATGTACAGCAACTTCATGAAACACTTCTCAGGGGATGTTTTCACTGACCATCTCTACCCTGCAGCTAAGAGCTATACTGACTATATGTTTAAGTGGCATATGAACAAAATATTTGAGTATGCTCCAGCTGCACTTAAGTACCTTGACCAGCATCATGGTAGAATTTGGTACAGAAGTGCCTTTTCTGAAGAGAGCAAATGTGATTATTTGACTAACAATGTTTCTGAGAGTTTCAATTCTCAGATCAAGCACTTGAAAGGTCTTCTCATCCATGAGTTAGTAGACAGGTTAAGGGAGCTGATAATGGAGAAAAGGTATATTAGAAGGAAGATTGGACAACAGATGCAAGATGGGATCCTACCAGGTATTTTGAAGGAACTGAATCTTATAAGCACCAATCTGAAGGTTGTCAAGGTGAAAGTTAGTGATGATGACTTTGCTGAGGTGACACTACTTGATGATTGGAACAACCAGAGAAGACATACTGTGGATCTAAAAAATCAGAATTGTTCATGTAGAGAATGGCAGGTAACTGGCAAGCCATGCAAGCATGCCTTGGCATGGATACTGTCTAATAGAGGAATGCAGATAGCTGACTTCGTGCATGAGTGTTACTCAGTTGCTAAGTTCAGAGATGCCTATGAAGGAAGGGTTGAACCAATGACAGACAGGTCACAGTGGCCAGAAGTTGATCTTGGGTTCAAGGTTCACCCACCGTTGTTGGGAAGACCAGCAGGTCGGCCAAAGGTGCAAAGGGTTAGGAGTTATCTAGAGAAcaatcccaacaagaagaaagtgaGATGCAAACGGTGTGGAGGTTTTGGACACTTCGAGAAGACCTGCAAGCTTGACATGGTTGGAGAGGATGGTGAAGTTGCTAGAGCCAACAAAAG GAAGAGGACAGATGATGATGCTGGACCATCCAAAGCTGATGATGCTGGACCATCCAAAGGGAATAAAAAGAAGGCTTCAAAGAAAAAGACAACTTCTAAGAAGAAAAAAACACCGTtgaagaagaagcagaagaaggatgctgctgctcctccagcaAAG CAAACTGTGAACTGTGTGCCCAATGTAGATGTGTATACTGTGAACTACATGCCTTTGATGGCAGCAAACTGTGAACT AATGGGAGATGAGAACTATGGTTGCAAAAAGCAACCAGTGTCCAGCCATCTACAGAATTATCGCCAAGCAATGCAGGATGCTGTGGACGTCTAG
- the LOC136514163 gene encoding uncharacterized protein — MDSDRAYQRQAPFTNHAELKQRKFVRRKRTLKQSDNGSTGRPYDSPRPRPVLHFRRPHDLHRRRRPARQMARSAHDEVTDSGAFDPSPSTFRSFVSRDSSARFAAAPGRYHLYVSYSCPWACRCLAYLKLKGLDHAIGFTSVKPIFERTKETDDHMGWVFPATGDEEPGAEPDPFNGAKSIRELYEIASANYAGKPSVPVLWDKELKTIVNNESSEIIQMLNTEFNEFAENPGLDLYPAHLQASIDEINELVYEAINIGVYKCGFAKQQGPYDEAVTKLYEALDKCQDILSRQRFLCGNQLTEADVRLFTTLIRFDEVYSVYFKCNKKLIREYPNLFNYTKDIYQISGISSTVNMEHIRKSYYGGHSPINPYGIIPVGPNIDYNAPHDREKFKA; from the exons ATGGACAGCGACAGAGCGTATCAAAGACAAGCTCCTTTCACCAATCACGCTGAACTGAAGCAAAGAAAATTCGTGCGTCGCAAACGGACGCTGAAGCAGAGTGACAACGGCAGCACAGGTAGACCATACGATTCCCCCCGTCCCCGGCCGGTCCTCCACTTTCGGCGACCGCACgatctccaccgccgccgccggccggctcGTCAGATGGCGCGGTCGGCGCACGACGAGGTGACCGACTCCGGGGCCTTTGACCCGTCGCCGTCTACCTTCCGGAGCTTCGTGTCCAGGGACAGCTCCGCCCGGTTCGCCGCCGCGCCGGGGAGGTACCACCTCTACGTCTCCTACTCCTGCCCCTGGGCGTGCCGGTGCCtcgcctacctcaagctcaagggcCTCGATCACGCCATCGGATTCACC TCGGTGAAGCCCATCTTTGAGAGGACCAAGGAGACCGATGACCACATGGGGTGGGTGTTCCCTGCCACCGGAGACGAGGAGCCCGGCGCCGAGCCCGACCCTTTCAACGGAGCCAAGAGCATAAGGGAGCTCTACGAGATCGCCAGCGCAAACTACGCCGGGAAACCAAGCGTCCCT GTTCTGTGGGACAAGGAGCTCAAGACCATCGTCAACAACGAGAGCTCCGAGATCATCCAGATGCTCAACACTGAGTTCAACGAGTTCGCCGAGAATCCTGGCCTGGATCTCTACCCTGCTCATTTACAGGCCTCCATAGACGAGATCAATGAGTTGGTGTATGAGGCGATAAACATCGGCGTCTACAAATGTGGCTTTGCAAAGCAGCAGGGGCCATACGATGAG GCTGTCACGAAACTGTATGAGGCTCTGGACAAATGTCAGGATATTCTAAGCAGGCAACGCTTTCTATGCGGCAATCAACTTACAGAGGCAGATGTTCGTTTGTTTACAACTCTTATAAGATTTGATGAG GTTTACTCTGTTTACTTCAAATGCAACAAGAAGCTTATAAGGGAATATCCAAATCTGTTCAATTACACCAAGGACATCTACCAAATTTCTGGCATTAGCAGCACGGTTAACATGGAGCATATTCGGAAGAGCTACTATGGAGGTCACTCGCCCATAAATCCATACGGGATTATCCCTGTGGGCCCAAACATCGATTATAATGCTCCGCATGATAGAGAGAAGTTCAAGGCTTAG